A genomic segment from Curtobacterium sp. MCSS17_007 encodes:
- a CDS encoding deoxyguanosinetriphosphate triphosphohydrolase, with amino-acid sequence MSATASYGPADAERWLPETHGNRRSDFARDRARLLHSSALRRLAAKTQVLSPTTGLDFARNRLTHSLEVAQVGRELADSLGLDPDVVDTACLAHDIGHPPFGHNGETAVNAWAADIGGFEGNAQTLRLLTRLEPKVYGDGPDDDRPYGLNLTRASLDASCKYPWPAAQGVAEASSGRTKFGFYDDDHDAFEWLRRGAPRRQRCIEAQVMDLSDDIAYSVHDFEDAVVAGFIDVAALGDRVGENDIVTAMHAWVGSDLSRDELLEAFDRLRSLPLWMTSYDGSRRDMARLKNLTSQLIGRFARTATAATRESYASGSLVRFAASVVTPPEIIGEIAVLKGIVAAFVMTHGDRQPVYEDQRRVLTELLDALAATGSADLEPGFAADWRASSDDAGRLRAVVDQVASLTDQGALAWHKRLVVGDRETTHIAV; translated from the coding sequence ATGAGCGCCACCGCATCGTACGGGCCGGCCGACGCCGAGCGCTGGTTGCCCGAGACCCACGGCAACCGCCGGTCCGACTTCGCCCGCGACCGCGCCCGACTGCTGCACTCGAGTGCGCTCCGTCGGCTCGCCGCCAAGACGCAGGTGCTCAGCCCGACCACCGGACTCGACTTCGCCCGCAACCGGCTGACGCACTCGCTCGAGGTCGCGCAGGTCGGTCGCGAGCTCGCCGACTCGCTGGGACTCGACCCCGACGTCGTCGACACGGCCTGCCTGGCGCACGACATCGGGCATCCGCCGTTCGGCCACAACGGCGAGACCGCCGTGAACGCCTGGGCAGCGGACATCGGCGGGTTCGAGGGCAACGCACAGACCCTCCGTCTGCTCACGCGGCTCGAGCCGAAGGTCTACGGCGACGGACCGGACGACGACCGGCCGTACGGGCTCAACCTGACCCGCGCCTCGCTCGACGCGAGCTGCAAGTACCCGTGGCCGGCGGCGCAGGGAGTCGCCGAGGCATCGTCGGGCCGCACGAAGTTCGGCTTCTACGACGACGACCACGACGCGTTCGAGTGGCTCCGTCGCGGGGCTCCCCGTCGGCAGCGGTGCATCGAGGCGCAGGTCATGGACCTGTCCGACGACATCGCGTACTCGGTGCACGACTTCGAGGACGCGGTCGTCGCGGGCTTCATCGACGTCGCGGCGCTCGGCGACCGGGTCGGCGAGAACGACATCGTCACCGCGATGCACGCGTGGGTCGGGTCGGACCTCAGTCGGGACGAACTGCTCGAGGCGTTCGACCGACTCCGGTCGCTCCCGCTCTGGATGACGTCCTACGACGGATCCCGCCGGGACATGGCGCGGTTGAAGAACCTCACGTCGCAGCTCATCGGACGATTTGCTCGGACGGCGACCGCTGCGACGCGGGAGTCCTACGCGTCCGGCTCCCTCGTGCGGTTCGCGGCTTCGGTCGTGACGCCGCCGGAGATCATCGGCGAGATCGCGGTGCTCAAGGGGATCGTCGCCGCGTTCGTCATGACCCACGGTGACCGGCAGCCCGTGTACGAGGACCAGCGTCGGGTGCTCACCGAGCTCCTCGACGCGTTGGCCGCGACGGGCAGCGCGGACCTCGAGCCGGGGTTCGCGGCGGACTGGCGTGCATCGTCCGACGATGCGGGGCGCCTGCGGGCCGTGGTCGACCAGGTCGCGAGCCTGACGGACCAGGGGGCCCTGGCGTGGCACAAGCGGCTCGTGGTCGGCGACCGCGAGACGACGCACATCGCGGTCTGA
- the dusB gene encoding tRNA dihydrouridine synthase DusB codes for MTITDTPSTASRTAKPLRIGPIEVEAPVVLAPMAGITNMAYRRLCREYGAGLYVCEMITSRALVERTPVSMQLIQHHESETPRSIQLYGVEPNTVAEAASILVGEDRADHIDLNFGCPVPKVTRKGGGAALPWKLDLFQDLVEKTVKAAGDVPVTVKMRKGIDADHLTYLDAARIARDAGVAAISLHARTANEHYSGHADWSAIATLKEAITDIPVLGNGDIWSAADALRMVDETGCDGVVVGRGCLGRPWLFGDLAAAFRGEDVRAMPSLGDVATAFRRHAELLVEFFGSEDHGCRDARKHVSWYFKGYPIGGDVRSALSMASSLQEIDDLLGQLDWSAPYPGADVEGPRGRAGHPKRTALPDRWLESRDVDAEFRKVLAAAELHHSGG; via the coding sequence ATGACGATCACCGACACGCCCAGCACGGCGTCCCGCACGGCGAAGCCCCTGCGCATCGGCCCCATCGAGGTCGAGGCGCCGGTCGTGCTCGCCCCGATGGCGGGCATCACGAACATGGCCTACCGCCGCCTCTGCCGCGAGTACGGCGCCGGCCTCTACGTCTGCGAGATGATCACCTCGCGCGCGCTCGTCGAACGCACGCCCGTGTCGATGCAGCTCATCCAGCACCACGAGTCGGAGACGCCGCGCTCGATCCAGCTGTACGGCGTCGAGCCCAACACGGTGGCCGAAGCGGCGTCGATCCTGGTCGGCGAGGACCGCGCCGACCACATCGACCTCAACTTCGGGTGCCCGGTGCCGAAGGTCACGCGGAAGGGCGGGGGAGCCGCCCTGCCGTGGAAGCTCGACCTGTTCCAGGACCTCGTCGAGAAGACCGTGAAGGCCGCCGGCGACGTGCCGGTCACGGTGAAGATGCGCAAGGGCATCGACGCCGACCACCTGACCTACCTCGACGCGGCGCGCATCGCCCGTGATGCCGGTGTCGCCGCGATCTCGCTGCACGCCCGCACGGCGAACGAGCACTACTCGGGGCACGCGGACTGGTCGGCGATCGCGACGCTGAAGGAAGCGATCACGGACATCCCGGTCCTCGGCAACGGGGACATCTGGTCCGCTGCCGACGCGCTCCGCATGGTCGACGAGACCGGCTGCGACGGCGTCGTGGTCGGTCGCGGGTGCCTCGGGCGGCCGTGGCTGTTCGGCGACCTCGCGGCGGCGTTCCGGGGAGAGGACGTCCGGGCGATGCCGTCCCTCGGCGACGTCGCGACCGCGTTCCGTCGGCACGCCGAGCTGCTGGTCGAGTTCTTCGGGTCCGAGGACCACGGGTGCCGCGACGCCCGGAAGCACGTGTCGTGGTACTTCAAGGGGTACCCGATCGGCGGCGACGTCCGTTCGGCGCTCTCGATGGCGTCGAGCCTGCAGGAGATCGACGACCTGCTCGGTCAGCTCGACTGGTCGGCCCCGTACCCGGGCGCCGACGTCGAGGGGCCGCGCGGCCGTGCTGGTCACCCGAAGCGGACGGCGCTGCCGGACCGCTGGCTCGAGTCGCGCGACGTCGACGCCGAGTTCCGCAAGGTGCTCGCCGCCGCCGAGCTGCACCACAGCGGCGGATGA
- a CDS encoding ABC transporter substrate-binding protein: MASVTKWGRRGIALGAGVAATALVLTGCASSSVSDTELNGLSIGTTDKITSLDPAGSYDNGSFAVQNQVFPFLMNTPVGSPDVEPDIAESAEFTNDTTYTVKLKSGLKFANGNDLTSSDVKFSFERELKINNENGPQSLLANLKSIDTPDDTTVVFNLDHADQTWPQVLSSPAGPIVDEQVFSADELTPAADIVKGKAFAGQYEITSYKENDTIQYKANPNYDGLLGKAKTDEVTASYYTKETDLKLAVQKGDVDVAYRSLTPTDIADLRKDDSVKVYDGPGGEIRYMVFNLNTQPFGKDQSDADEAKALAVRQAVADVVDRAAIAKEVYNDTYSPLYSMVPDGLTGAAKPFEELYGDGDGGPDVDKAKETLSKAGVDGKVQIDLQYSPDHYGSTSDDEYAAIKTQLENSGLFTVNLQSTVWTTYSQERVNDAYPVYQLGWFPDFSDADNYLSPFFSKDNFVQNHYDDPEIQELIAQEQQESDASKRADLIEQAQEREATQISTLPLLQGKSVAVASKDVKGLTLDSSYKFRYATLSK, translated from the coding sequence ATGGCATCCGTGACCAAGTGGGGTAGGCGCGGCATCGCGCTCGGCGCCGGAGTGGCAGCGACGGCGCTGGTCCTCACCGGCTGCGCGAGCAGCAGCGTCTCCGACACCGAACTGAACGGCCTGAGCATCGGGACGACGGACAAGATCACGTCCCTCGACCCGGCCGGCTCCTACGACAACGGCTCCTTCGCCGTGCAGAACCAGGTGTTCCCGTTCCTGATGAACACCCCGGTCGGCAGCCCGGACGTCGAGCCGGACATCGCCGAGAGCGCCGAGTTCACGAACGACACCACGTACACGGTGAAGCTCAAGAGCGGGCTGAAGTTCGCGAACGGCAACGACCTGACCTCGAGCGACGTCAAGTTCTCGTTCGAGCGCGAGCTGAAGATCAACAACGAGAACGGCCCGCAGTCCCTGCTCGCCAACCTCAAGAGCATCGACACCCCGGACGACACCACGGTCGTGTTCAACCTCGACCACGCCGACCAGACGTGGCCGCAGGTGCTCTCGAGCCCCGCCGGTCCGATCGTCGACGAGCAGGTCTTCTCCGCGGACGAGCTCACCCCGGCGGCGGACATCGTCAAGGGCAAGGCGTTCGCCGGGCAGTACGAGATCACCTCGTACAAGGAGAACGACACGATCCAGTACAAGGCGAACCCGAACTACGACGGGCTCCTCGGCAAGGCGAAGACCGACGAGGTCACCGCCAGCTACTACACCAAGGAGACCGACCTCAAGCTCGCCGTGCAGAAGGGCGACGTCGACGTGGCGTACCGCTCGCTGACGCCGACCGACATCGCGGACCTCCGCAAGGACGACTCCGTCAAGGTGTACGACGGCCCCGGCGGTGAGATCCGCTACATGGTCTTCAACCTCAACACGCAGCCCTTCGGCAAGGACCAGTCCGACGCCGACGAGGCGAAGGCACTCGCCGTGCGGCAGGCCGTGGCGGACGTCGTGGACCGTGCGGCGATCGCCAAGGAGGTCTACAACGACACCTACTCGCCCCTGTACTCGATGGTGCCGGACGGCCTGACGGGTGCCGCGAAGCCGTTCGAGGAGCTCTACGGCGACGGCGACGGCGGCCCCGACGTCGACAAGGCGAAGGAGACCTTGTCGAAGGCGGGCGTCGACGGCAAGGTCCAGATCGACCTGCAGTACTCGCCGGACCACTACGGCTCGACCTCGGACGACGAGTACGCGGCCATCAAGACGCAGCTCGAGAACTCGGGGCTGTTCACCGTCAACCTGCAGTCGACCGTGTGGACGACGTACTCGCAGGAGCGCGTGAACGACGCGTACCCGGTGTACCAGCTCGGGTGGTTCCCGGACTTCTCGGACGCCGACAACTACCTGTCGCCGTTCTTCTCGAAGGACAACTTCGTGCAGAACCACTACGACGACCCGGAGATCCAGGAGCTCATCGCCCAGGAGCAGCAGGAGTCCGACGCGTCGAAGCGCGCCGACCTGATCGAGCAGGCGCAGGAGCGCGAGGCCACGCAGATCTCGACGCTGCCGCTCCTGCAGGGCAAGTCCGTCGCGGTCGCGTCGAAGGACGTCAAGGGGCTGACCCTCGACTCCTCGTACAAGTTCCGCTACGCAACCCTCTCCAAGTAA
- a CDS encoding glycine--tRNA ligase, producing the protein MAQSSRLDSVIALAKGRGFVFQSGEIYGGSRSAWDYGPLGVELKENIKRQWWQRFVRGRGDMVGLDSAVILPRKVWEASGHVATFTDPLVECLHCHHRFRADHLEEAFEAKKGRKPEGGLAEVPCPNCGTRGEWTEPREFSGMLKTYLGPVESEEGLNFLRPETAQGIFVDFAQVVTTSRMKPPFGIGQVGKAFRNEITPGNFIFRTREFEQMEIEYFVPPADVDEHYERWIADSVAFFTDLGIDPENLRRFDVPDGERAHYSDATADIEYRFGFAGSEWGELMGVANRTDFDLNNHIEASGKDLRYFDQAANEKYVPYVIEPSFGLTRALMAFLLDAYHEDEAPNAKGGVDKRTVLRLDPRLSPVKAAVLPLSRNEQLSPVARGLADDLRKYWNVDFDDAGAIGRRYRRHDEIGTPFCITVDFDTLDDKAVTVRERDTMSQERVSLDQLQGYLAQRLLGA; encoded by the coding sequence TTGGCACAGTCCTCCCGTCTCGACAGCGTCATCGCCCTGGCCAAGGGCCGTGGCTTCGTCTTCCAGTCGGGGGAGATCTACGGCGGATCCCGCTCCGCCTGGGACTACGGGCCCCTCGGCGTCGAGCTGAAGGAGAACATCAAGCGCCAGTGGTGGCAGCGGTTCGTCCGCGGGCGCGGCGACATGGTCGGTCTCGACTCCGCCGTGATCCTGCCGCGCAAGGTGTGGGAGGCCTCGGGGCACGTCGCGACCTTCACGGACCCGCTCGTCGAGTGCCTCCACTGCCACCACCGCTTCCGTGCCGACCACCTGGAAGAGGCGTTCGAGGCGAAGAAGGGCCGGAAGCCCGAGGGCGGCCTGGCCGAGGTACCGTGCCCGAACTGCGGCACCCGCGGCGAGTGGACCGAGCCCCGTGAGTTCTCCGGCATGCTCAAGACCTACCTCGGCCCGGTCGAGTCGGAAGAGGGGCTGAACTTCCTCCGCCCGGAGACCGCGCAGGGCATCTTCGTCGACTTCGCGCAGGTGGTCACGACGAGCCGCATGAAGCCCCCGTTCGGCATCGGGCAGGTCGGCAAGGCGTTCCGCAACGAGATCACGCCCGGCAACTTCATCTTCCGGACGCGTGAGTTCGAGCAGATGGAGATCGAGTACTTCGTGCCGCCGGCCGACGTCGACGAGCACTACGAGCGCTGGATCGCCGACTCGGTCGCGTTCTTCACCGACCTCGGCATCGACCCCGAGAACCTGCGCCGCTTCGACGTGCCGGACGGCGAGCGGGCGCACTACTCCGACGCCACGGCCGACATCGAGTACCGCTTCGGCTTCGCCGGCTCCGAGTGGGGCGAGCTGATGGGCGTCGCGAACCGCACCGACTTCGACCTGAACAACCACATCGAGGCCTCCGGCAAGGACCTGCGGTACTTCGACCAGGCCGCGAACGAGAAGTACGTGCCGTACGTGATCGAGCCGTCCTTCGGTCTCACCCGTGCGCTCATGGCGTTCCTGCTCGACGCGTACCACGAGGACGAAGCGCCGAACGCGAAGGGCGGCGTGGACAAGCGGACGGTCCTGCGCCTCGACCCGCGCCTGTCGCCCGTCAAGGCCGCGGTGCTGCCGCTGTCCCGCAACGAGCAGCTGTCGCCGGTCGCCCGTGGGCTCGCCGACGACCTGCGCAAGTACTGGAACGTCGACTTCGACGACGCCGGTGCGATCGGTCGCCGGTACCGTCGCCACGACGAGATCGGCACGCCGTTCTGCATCACGGTGGACTTCGACACCCTCGACGACAAGGCCGTCACGGTCCGTGAGCGCGACACCATGTCGCAGGAGCGTGTCTCGCTCGACCAGCTGCAGGGTTACCTGGCGCAGCGCCTCCTCGGTGCGTAG
- a CDS encoding YbaK/EbsC family protein translates to MTDTAIARFDADAAARGLSVEVVERPAADSLEGAAALLGIEPGDIVKTLVVKRHDGGFLLALVPGGRSIAWKKLRTVVGVNKLSMPDAATALEASGYERGTITPIGATGDLPVYADERVLGRRIALGAGRHGASAFVDGDALVAAYDATVADITDEEPVR, encoded by the coding sequence ATGACCGACACCGCGATCGCCAGGTTCGACGCCGACGCTGCAGCCCGCGGGCTGTCGGTGGAGGTCGTCGAACGCCCCGCCGCCGACTCGCTCGAGGGTGCGGCCGCCCTGCTCGGCATCGAGCCCGGCGACATCGTGAAGACCCTCGTCGTGAAGCGCCACGACGGAGGCTTCCTGCTCGCCCTCGTACCCGGCGGACGCAGCATCGCGTGGAAGAAGCTCCGGACCGTCGTCGGCGTGAACAAGCTCTCGATGCCCGATGCAGCGACCGCGCTCGAGGCCTCGGGCTACGAGCGCGGCACCATCACCCCGATCGGTGCGACCGGCGACCTGCCGGTGTACGCCGACGAGCGGGTGCTCGGCCGTCGCATCGCACTCGGTGCGGGTCGCCACGGCGCGAGCGCCTTCGTCGACGGTGATGCGCTCGTCGCCGCCTACGACGCGACCGTCGCCGACATCACCGACGAGGAGCCCGTCCGGTAG
- a CDS encoding ABC transporter permease yields MATDPTKPQAQRRARGQGGGLGRYVLVRFLLIFPTVFILVTLVFFLMRVIGNPITASVGGRLTPSQLQERLHAAGYDRPVFVQYLEYLGNIVRGDFGTTSTDNRPITEIIVTYGGATAELVFYALIVALLLGIPLGMLAAYVRDKWPDVLFRALAILTYATPVFFGGLLLKLVFSVWLGWLPLGDRASTRVSLILDGIPGASGIYIVDALRTGNAQVIGDVLSHAVLPALTLGLLTAGIFLRLVRANMIGSLGSEYVDAARSRGVREARLVRTHAFRPALVPIITVMGLQIAMLLGGSVLTETTFGWRGLGFELNQYLSARDFVAVQGIVAMLAVIVAVTNFVVDVVAALIDPRVRF; encoded by the coding sequence CTGGCCACCGACCCCACCAAGCCCCAGGCACAGCGACGTGCCCGCGGGCAGGGTGGCGGGCTCGGCCGGTACGTCCTCGTCCGCTTCCTCCTCATCTTCCCGACGGTCTTCATCCTGGTGACGCTCGTCTTCTTCCTGATGCGCGTCATCGGGAACCCGATCACCGCGTCCGTCGGCGGGCGGCTCACCCCGTCGCAGCTCCAGGAACGCCTGCACGCCGCCGGCTACGACCGCCCGGTGTTCGTCCAGTACCTCGAGTACCTCGGCAACATCGTCCGCGGCGACTTCGGGACCACGTCGACCGACAACCGCCCGATCACCGAGATCATCGTCACCTACGGCGGCGCCACCGCGGAGCTCGTCTTCTACGCCCTCATCGTCGCGCTGCTGCTCGGCATCCCGCTCGGCATGCTCGCTGCCTACGTGCGCGACAAGTGGCCGGACGTGCTCTTCCGCGCGCTGGCGATCCTGACCTACGCCACCCCGGTGTTCTTCGGCGGTCTGCTCCTGAAGCTCGTCTTCTCGGTGTGGCTCGGCTGGCTGCCGCTCGGCGACCGCGCCTCCACCCGGGTGTCCCTCATCCTGGACGGCATCCCCGGTGCCTCCGGCATCTACATCGTCGACGCGCTCCGCACCGGGAACGCGCAGGTCATCGGTGACGTGCTGTCGCACGCCGTCCTGCCCGCGCTGACGCTCGGCCTGCTCACCGCGGGCATCTTCCTGCGCCTCGTGCGCGCCAACATGATCGGCTCGCTCGGGTCCGAGTACGTCGACGCGGCCCGCTCGCGCGGCGTCCGGGAGGCGCGGCTCGTCCGCACCCACGCGTTCCGTCCGGCACTGGTCCCGATCATCACCGTGATGGGCCTGCAGATCGCCATGCTGCTGGGCGGGTCGGTGCTGACCGAGACGACCTTCGGGTGGCGTGGACTCGGCTTCGAGCTCAACCAGTACCTGTCCGCGCGCGACTTCGTCGCGGTCCAGGGCATCGTCGCGATGCTCGCCGTGATCGTCGCGGTGACGAACTTCGTCGTCGACGTCGTCGCGGCGCTCATCGACCCGAGAGTGAGGTTCTAG
- the dnaG gene encoding DNA primase: protein MAGRIARNDIDEVRSRVNIADVVGDHVTLKSAGVGSLKGLCPFHDERSPSFHVRPQVGRYHCFGCGEDGDVFEFIIKMDHTTFQEAVERMAAKIGFTLHYEEGDGPRTDYNQRARLIAANEAALEFFQSQLTSAAAEPARRFLGERGFDPAAAQHFGVGFAPQSYDATREHLRSRGFSMDEILAAGLAGQGDRSPYDRFRGRLMWPIRDVTGATIGFGARRLLDDDKGPKYLNTPETPIYHKSQVLYGLDLARRDISKGKQVVIVEGYTDVMACHLAGVTTAVATCGTSFGVDHIKVLRPMLGDVSGADPNANGEVVFTFDPDEAGQRAASRAFAEEQRFAAQTFVAVAPGGLDPCDLRLARGDDAIRRLVSAKRPMFEFMIRRTLDGHDLETVEGRVSALRAAAPVLAGIRDRSLTQGYVRELAGWLGMEIPEVRRAVDAARQRATTARNDRTGGTVPVGQAGPGGELVAPPEEPVAGLRLLPNDPITRMERDAVMAMVQQPAYVGAPLIWLAAGATFSAPMLSVVRDAVVANVESIGAGDWLDRLLQDVPAPFRSLVQELALAPIPARTDEDLALYARSIVVALVERDLLARKASLLGQLQRADPHEQADRRAEIQRQLVDIDAQRMRLRADAEAAAQG, encoded by the coding sequence GTGGCTGGCAGGATCGCGCGGAACGACATCGACGAGGTCCGCTCGCGTGTCAACATCGCGGACGTCGTCGGCGACCACGTCACGCTGAAGTCGGCCGGCGTCGGGTCGCTGAAGGGCCTCTGCCCCTTCCACGACGAGCGTTCCCCGTCCTTCCACGTGCGTCCGCAGGTCGGCCGGTACCACTGCTTCGGCTGCGGTGAGGACGGTGACGTCTTCGAGTTCATCATCAAGATGGACCACACCACGTTCCAGGAAGCCGTCGAGCGGATGGCCGCCAAGATCGGCTTCACGCTCCACTACGAAGAGGGCGACGGCCCCCGCACCGACTACAACCAGCGGGCCCGGCTCATCGCCGCGAACGAGGCGGCGCTGGAGTTCTTCCAGTCACAGCTCACCTCCGCGGCCGCGGAGCCGGCCCGACGCTTCCTCGGCGAGCGCGGGTTCGACCCCGCCGCCGCGCAGCACTTCGGCGTGGGGTTCGCGCCGCAGTCGTACGACGCGACGCGGGAGCACCTGCGCAGCCGAGGGTTCTCGATGGACGAGATCCTCGCGGCGGGCCTCGCCGGCCAGGGCGACCGCTCGCCGTACGACCGGTTCCGCGGACGGCTCATGTGGCCGATCCGCGACGTCACCGGGGCGACGATCGGGTTCGGTGCGCGACGCCTGCTCGACGACGACAAGGGCCCGAAGTACCTCAACACCCCCGAGACGCCGATCTACCACAAGAGCCAGGTGCTCTACGGGCTCGACCTCGCCCGTCGGGACATCTCGAAGGGCAAGCAGGTCGTCATCGTCGAGGGCTACACCGACGTGATGGCCTGCCACCTCGCGGGGGTGACGACCGCGGTCGCGACGTGCGGTACCTCGTTCGGCGTCGACCACATCAAGGTCCTCCGTCCGATGCTGGGCGACGTGAGCGGCGCCGACCCGAACGCCAACGGTGAGGTCGTCTTCACCTTCGACCCGGACGAGGCCGGGCAGCGTGCGGCGTCGCGGGCCTTCGCCGAGGAACAGCGCTTCGCCGCGCAGACCTTCGTCGCGGTGGCGCCGGGCGGTCTCGACCCGTGCGACCTCCGCCTCGCGCGGGGGGACGACGCGATCCGTCGTCTCGTCAGCGCGAAGCGCCCGATGTTCGAGTTCATGATCCGACGCACGCTCGACGGGCACGACCTCGAGACGGTCGAGGGACGTGTGAGCGCCCTGCGAGCCGCTGCGCCCGTGCTCGCGGGGATCCGCGACCGGTCCCTCACGCAGGGCTACGTCCGTGAGCTCGCCGGGTGGCTCGGCATGGAGATCCCGGAGGTGCGCCGCGCCGTCGACGCAGCCCGCCAGCGCGCGACGACCGCGCGCAACGACCGGACGGGAGGCACGGTGCCGGTCGGCCAGGCCGGCCCGGGTGGCGAGCTGGTCGCTCCGCCAGAGGAGCCCGTGGCCGGGCTGCGCCTGCTGCCGAACGACCCGATCACCCGGATGGAGCGCGACGCCGTGATGGCGATGGTGCAGCAGCCGGCGTACGTCGGGGCGCCGCTCATCTGGCTCGCCGCCGGTGCGACCTTCTCGGCCCCGATGCTCTCGGTCGTGCGGGACGCGGTCGTCGCCAACGTCGAGTCGATCGGCGCGGGGGACTGGCTCGACCGGTTGCTGCAGGACGTCCCGGCGCCGTTCCGTTCGCTCGTGCAGGAGCTCGCGCTGGCGCCGATCCCGGCCCGGACCGACGAGGACCTGGCGCTCTACGCCCGGAGCATCGTCGTGGCCCTGGTCGAGCGGGACCTGCTCGCTCGCAAGGCCTCGCTGCTCGGGCAGCTGCAGCGGGCCGACCCGCACGAGCAGGCCGACCGTCGTGCGGAGATCCAGCGCCAGCTCGTCGACATCGACGCGCAGCGGATGCGGCTCCGAGCCGACGCCGAGGCGGCAGCGCAGGGCTGA
- a CDS encoding DsbA family oxidoreductase, with protein MNDSVKVDVWSDIACPWCYIGKRKFEAGVAAFGAGPDALPVEVEYHSFELSPDTPVDFEGTEAEFLSQHKGLPVQQAQQMIDQVAGIASTVGLHYDYDALRHTNTVKAHQVIHLAKQHGKQLEMVERLFTAYFERGEHVGQDESLADLGASVGLDRDEVLATLRDDAQLAAVRADQAQAQAFGINGVPFFVIDGKYGVSGAQDPAAFEQVLRQVVALRDTTPEELAAREQRVADDAAADAEATR; from the coding sequence GTGAACGACTCCGTGAAGGTCGATGTCTGGTCGGACATCGCATGCCCCTGGTGCTACATCGGCAAGCGCAAGTTCGAGGCGGGGGTGGCTGCCTTCGGCGCCGGGCCCGACGCCCTCCCGGTCGAGGTCGAGTACCACTCCTTCGAGCTCAGCCCGGACACCCCCGTCGACTTCGAGGGCACCGAGGCCGAGTTCCTGTCCCAGCACAAGGGGCTGCCGGTCCAGCAGGCGCAGCAGATGATCGACCAGGTCGCCGGCATCGCATCGACCGTCGGGCTGCACTACGACTACGACGCGCTGCGCCACACGAACACCGTCAAGGCGCACCAGGTCATCCACCTCGCCAAGCAGCACGGCAAGCAGCTCGAGATGGTCGAGCGCCTGTTCACCGCCTACTTCGAGCGCGGGGAGCACGTCGGGCAGGACGAGTCGCTGGCCGACCTCGGCGCGTCGGTCGGACTCGACCGCGACGAGGTCCTCGCGACCCTGCGCGACGACGCGCAGCTCGCCGCCGTCCGTGCCGACCAGGCCCAGGCGCAGGCGTTCGGGATCAACGGGGTGCCGTTCTTCGTCATCGACGGCAAGTACGGCGTCTCCGGCGCGCAGGACCCGGCGGCCTTCGAGCAGGTGCTCCGCCAGGTCGTCGCGCTGCGCGACACCACGCCCGAGGAACTCGCGGCACGGGAGCAGCGTGTGGCGGACGATGCGGCAGCGGATGCCGAGGCGACCCGGTGA